One Burkholderia gladioli genomic window, CGCGAGCCCTGCTCGTGAAATCCGCGGCTCGTCGCGACGTGCCGAATAGCACGTTCGTGCTAGTCTAAAGCACTTCGCAGCCCCGACCACCGGACGCGCGTTCATGCATTCGCCGCGCCGGCCAAAAGACCGACATCCTGGAGACATCCGCATGAGCGCCGAACTGCTCGCGTCCCGCCCCGCCGAAAGCGAATCGACCCTGGTCTTGACGCTATCGAATCCGGGCGCACGCAACGCCCTGCATCCCGACATGTACGCGGCCGGCCTCGAGGCGATGAACACCGCCGAGCGCGATCCCTCGATCCGCAGCGTGGTGCTGACCGGCGCGGACCGCTTCTTCTGCGCCGGCGGCAACCTGAACCGACTGCTCGAGAATCGCGCCAGGGATCCCGCGGTGCAGGCCGCCAGCATCGACCTGCTAGGCGAATGGATCACCGCGATCCGGACCGTCACCAAGCCGGTGATCGCGGCGGTCGAAGGCGCGGCCGCCGGGGCCGGTTTCTCGCTGGCGCTGGCTTGCGACCTGGTCGTCGCCGCCGAGGACGCGAAATTCGTGATGTCCTACGCGCGCGTCGGGCTCACGCCGGACGGCGGCGGCTCCTGGTTCCTGGCCCGTGCACTGCCGCGCGCGCTGGCCACTGAAATCCTGATCGAGGGCAAACCGGTCGTGGCCCGACGCCTGCATGATCTCGGCGTCGTCAATCGCCTCGCGCGTGCCGGCTCGGTGCTCGGCGAAACGCTGGCCTGGGCCGACGAGCTCGGCCGCATCTCGCCGAACGCCGTCACGCGCGTGAAGGCCTTGCTCGCCGACGCGCCCGAGCAGCCGCTCGCGGCGCACCTGGTGGCCGAGCGCGATCATTTCGTCGCCTCGCTCCATCATGCCGACGGGCTCGAAGGCATCACCGCCTTCCTGGAGAAACGGCCGCCCGTCTATTCCCGATGATCCCAGGATGACCACTCTCTATACCCTGCCGACCCGCCGCCGCATCTATCTGATGCGACATGGCGACGTCACCTATTTCGATGCCCGGCAACAGGCGATCGACCCGGACGCGGTACCGCTCAACGAACTCGGCCGGGCCCAGGCCCGCGCGGCCGGCCGCGCCTTCGCCGCGCAATCGATCCGCTTCGACCGCGTGATCACCAGCGGCCTGAATCGCACCGTCGAAACGGCCTCGCTCGTGCTCGCGGAAACCGGGCAGGCGATCGACGTCGAGATCGAACCGGCATGGCGCGAAATCCGCGGCGGCCATCTTGCCGACCTGCCGCCGGAGGATGTCGAGGCGGCCTTTATCGGCGCATTCCACGGCATCGTCCCCGAACACGTTCCCTTCCTCGGCGGCGAAACCATCGGCGAGTTGATCGACCGCGTGCTGCCGCCGCTCGCGGCGCTGCGCGCCGATCCCGGCTGGGACACCGCGCTGCTGGTGCTGCATGGCGGCGTCAACTGCGCGCTGCTGTCCCACGCCACGCTGCCCGAACAGCGGCTATTCATCGGGCGCTTCGCTCAATCGACCGCCTGCATCAACGTGCTCGACGTCGGCCAGCATGCGCACGACTGGGTGATCCGGCAACTCAACTACACGCCGCCCGATGCGCTGCATCGCGACGCTCGCAACACCGTCATGGAAGTGCTCTATCACCAGTTCGTTCAGGCCAACGCGGGAAGCTGAACCCGCGCGGCGCCCCGGAGGCAAGGATGAGGCAAGCGCAGCAAGGAGCGGCAAAGCCGGACGATTATTCGGCCTTCGAGGGCACGGCGCCGGTCAGCGCGGCCCAGCACATCGACACCGCGGCGCTCGACACCTGGCTCGCCGCCCATGTGAGTGGGTATGCGGGCCCGCTCTCGATCGAGCAGTTCCGCGGCGGGCAGTCGAACCCGACATTCAAGCTCGTCACGCCGACGCGCCGCTATGTGCTGCGCGCCAAGCCGGCGCCGGTCGCCAAACTGCTGCCCTCGGCCCACGCGATCGAGCGCGAGTACCGCGTGATGGCCGCGCTCGCCGATACCGACGTGCCGGTGCCGCGCATGCTCGCGCTCTGCGAGGACGAATCGGTGATCGGCCGCGCCTTCTACGTGATGAGCTGCGTCGAGGGGCGGGTGCTGTGGG contains:
- a CDS encoding oxepin-CoA hydrolase, alternative type — encoded protein: MSAELLASRPAESESTLVLTLSNPGARNALHPDMYAAGLEAMNTAERDPSIRSVVLTGADRFFCAGGNLNRLLENRARDPAVQAASIDLLGEWITAIRTVTKPVIAAVEGAAAGAGFSLALACDLVVAAEDAKFVMSYARVGLTPDGGGSWFLARALPRALATEILIEGKPVVARRLHDLGVVNRLARAGSVLGETLAWADELGRISPNAVTRVKALLADAPEQPLAAHLVAERDHFVASLHHADGLEGITAFLEKRPPVYSR
- a CDS encoding histidine phosphatase family protein, translated to MTTLYTLPTRRRIYLMRHGDVTYFDARQQAIDPDAVPLNELGRAQARAAGRAFAAQSIRFDRVITSGLNRTVETASLVLAETGQAIDVEIEPAWREIRGGHLADLPPEDVEAAFIGAFHGIVPEHVPFLGGETIGELIDRVLPPLAALRADPGWDTALLVLHGGVNCALLSHATLPEQRLFIGRFAQSTACINVLDVGQHAHDWVIRQLNYTPPDALHRDARNTVMEVLYHQFVQANAGS